A single Mangrovimonas sp. YM274 DNA region contains:
- a CDS encoding protein-L-isoaspartate(D-aspartate) O-methyltransferase, whose translation MKDTFKHQGMRQQLVEVVRAKGITNEKVLKAIGTIPRHLFMDSSFLDHAYQDKAFPIAADQTISQPYTVAFQTELLNIKPGDQILEIGTGSGYQTAVLCLMGAKVFSIERQQELFRITSKFLPKLGYRPKKLIFGDGYKGMPEEAPFDGIIVTAGAPFVPKPLLSQLKIGGRLVIPVGVDVQTMTLFIRKGPKEFEQHEFGEFRFVPLLEDRN comes from the coding sequence TTGAAAGACACGTTTAAACATCAAGGAATGAGACAGCAACTTGTAGAAGTTGTTAGGGCTAAAGGAATTACCAATGAAAAGGTTTTAAAAGCTATTGGTACCATCCCAAGGCATTTGTTTATGGATTCTAGTTTTTTGGATCACGCATATCAAGATAAGGCGTTTCCAATTGCGGCAGACCAAACCATTTCCCAACCTTATACCGTGGCATTTCAAACCGAACTTTTAAATATCAAACCGGGAGATCAAATATTGGAAATTGGTACCGGAAGTGGTTATCAAACGGCTGTTTTGTGTTTGATGGGTGCTAAAGTGTTCAGTATTGAACGTCAACAGGAATTGTTCAGAATCACCAGTAAGTTTTTGCCAAAATTGGGCTATCGTCCTAAAAAGTTGATCTTTGGAGACGGCTATAAAGGGATGCCTGAAGAAGCGCCTTTTGACGGTATCATTGTAACGGCAGGTGCTCCGTTTGTGCCTAAACCTTTGTTGAGCCAATTAAAAATTGGTGGTCGTTTGGTAATCCCTGTGGGAGTGGATGTGCAAACTATGACCCTCTTCATTAGAAAGGGGCCAAAGGAGTTTGAACAGCACGAGTTTGGAGAATTCCGATTTGTGCCGTTGTTGGAAGATAGAAATTAA
- a CDS encoding DUF5686 and carboxypeptidase regulatory-like domain-containing protein, producing the protein MKQKLVLLFSFLQTFYALAQIQGTVKDSNNTPLAFVNIYIENTYTGTTSNDNGVYELNVSAPKTYTITFKYLGYKTLKKTVTIENFPYQLNVVLEEEEISLQEVVVKTNENPANKIMRATIDKRKENLELIKAFKAHYYSRGLLKIKNAPKAILGQELGDLGGGLDSTRSGIIYLSETVSKIDYLYPNKLKETIIASKVSGDDNGFSFNTAMDANFNFYNNTIDLENPLISPIAEYAFNYYHYTLEGIFYDDFGNLINKIKVTPKRKNDRVFEGHMYIVEDQWTIYALELTTTGQQAQIPGADTITLKQNFSYSQQDEVWALMSQNIDFSFGMFGINGEGHYTSVYSEYNFNPEFSKRNFGKEILSFKEEANKKDSLYWEINRPVPLTEEEILDYLKKDSIQTIKKSKTYLDSTDRVSNKFKFSDIFSGYTFSNSYEKWSLGVSSPFSALNFNTVQGFNSSVGIHYTKNIDEFKRYFFTKATLNYGLGDQRLRGVFSAHYKFNNISRPYLMVSGGVTTQQFNGTEPISKLINSISSLFFEDNYMKLYDKSFAEISFSKELFNGFKLYSNISYECRKPLLNTTDTTFINESDDTYTSNNPLDETAYGIAPFNTHNIFKFSLSATFNFGQEYFSYPDSKYTVIETKYPTLAIGYEKGFGASINAYNFDQLKLRIFQNVKLGNKGDFDYNLRAGTFFNAEDIAFMDYQHFNGNQTHVSASGSYTNVFNNLPYYSLSTNDNYLELHAEHNFNGYILGKIPLLNKLNYNLIVGAHALSSKTYKPYQEYSIGIDNIGWGKFRFLRLDYVRSYQHGFQSDAFIFGLKLFN; encoded by the coding sequence ATGAAACAAAAACTAGTCTTACTTTTTAGTTTTTTGCAGACGTTTTATGCCTTGGCTCAAATTCAAGGTACTGTAAAAGACAGTAATAATACCCCTTTAGCCTTTGTTAATATTTATATTGAAAACACCTACACAGGCACTACCAGTAACGATAATGGCGTTTATGAACTGAACGTCTCCGCTCCCAAAACCTACACAATTACGTTTAAATATCTGGGGTATAAAACCCTCAAAAAAACAGTAACCATTGAAAACTTTCCATATCAATTGAATGTTGTTTTGGAGGAAGAAGAAATATCCCTTCAGGAAGTCGTTGTAAAAACCAACGAAAATCCAGCCAACAAAATCATGAGGGCTACCATAGACAAACGAAAAGAGAACCTTGAACTCATCAAAGCCTTCAAAGCTCATTACTATTCCAGGGGATTACTGAAAATCAAGAATGCTCCAAAAGCCATTTTAGGTCAGGAATTGGGAGATTTGGGAGGCGGTTTGGACTCTACTAGAAGCGGAATCATTTACCTTTCGGAAACTGTTTCAAAAATTGACTACCTCTACCCCAACAAACTCAAGGAAACTATTATTGCCTCAAAGGTTAGTGGCGACGACAACGGCTTTAGCTTTAATACGGCCATGGATGCCAATTTCAACTTTTACAACAACACCATTGATTTAGAAAATCCTCTCATTTCCCCAATTGCAGAATATGCCTTTAACTATTACCACTACACCCTGGAAGGGATTTTCTATGACGATTTTGGAAACCTTATCAATAAAATTAAGGTCACCCCAAAACGTAAAAACGACCGGGTGTTTGAAGGACATATGTATATTGTGGAAGACCAATGGACCATTTACGCTCTTGAATTAACGACTACCGGCCAACAGGCACAAATCCCTGGAGCCGACACCATCACTCTTAAGCAAAATTTCTCCTACTCCCAACAGGATGAGGTTTGGGCCTTGATGTCGCAAAACATCGATTTTTCCTTTGGCATGTTTGGTATCAATGGAGAAGGCCATTACACTTCTGTCTATAGCGAATACAATTTCAATCCAGAATTTTCAAAACGTAATTTTGGAAAAGAAATACTGTCTTTTAAAGAAGAAGCCAACAAAAAGGACTCTTTGTATTGGGAAATCAATAGACCTGTTCCCCTAACCGAGGAAGAAATTCTGGATTATTTGAAAAAAGACAGTATTCAAACAATCAAAAAGTCTAAAACCTATTTAGACTCCACAGACAGGGTATCCAACAAGTTTAAATTTTCCGATATCTTTTCTGGTTATACATTTTCCAATTCCTATGAAAAATGGAGTTTAGGCGTTTCCTCTCCCTTTTCAGCCCTTAATTTTAATACGGTTCAAGGTTTTAATAGCTCTGTTGGTATTCACTACACAAAAAACATTGATGAATTCAAACGCTATTTCTTCACAAAAGCAACCCTTAATTACGGCTTAGGGGACCAAAGATTGCGAGGCGTCTTTTCAGCTCATTATAAATTCAATAATATTAGCAGACCATATCTAATGGTTTCGGGAGGTGTAACCACGCAACAATTTAATGGAACAGAGCCAATTTCAAAATTAATAAACAGTATTAGTTCTCTGTTCTTTGAAGACAATTACATGAAACTTTACGATAAAAGTTTTGCTGAAATAAGCTTTTCAAAGGAACTTTTTAATGGCTTCAAATTGTACAGCAACATCAGCTACGAATGCAGGAAACCACTTTTAAACACCACAGATACTACCTTTATCAACGAAAGTGACGATACCTACACTAGTAATAACCCGCTGGATGAAACAGCCTATGGCATTGCACCGTTCAATACGCACAACATTTTCAAATTTAGCCTAAGTGCAACCTTCAATTTTGGTCAGGAATACTTTAGTTATCCTGACAGCAAATACACTGTCATAGAAACCAAATACCCAACCTTGGCCATAGGTTACGAAAAAGGATTTGGAGCCTCTATTAACGCTTACAATTTTGACCAACTTAAACTGCGCATTTTCCAAAATGTGAAGCTTGGTAACAAAGGGGATTTTGATTACAATCTTAGGGCCGGAACTTTTTTCAATGCCGAGGATATTGCGTTTATGGATTACCAGCATTTCAATGGCAACCAAACCCATGTTAGCGCTTCCGGAAGTTACACCAATGTCTTCAACAATTTGCCATACTATTCCTTAAGTACAAACGACAATTATTTGGAATTACATGCCGAACACAACTTTAATGGATACATTTTGGGTAAAATTCCATTGCTGAATAAATTAAATTACAACTTGATTGTTGGTGCCCATGCTCTTTCCTCTAAAACCTATAAACCTTACCAAGAATATTCAATTGGAATAGACAACATAGGCTGGGGAAAATTCAGATTCTTAAGACTTGATTATGTGCGCTCTTACCAACACGGATTTCAAAGTGACGCCTTTATTTTTGGGTTGAAACTCTTTAATTGA
- a CDS encoding histidine phosphatase family protein, giving the protein MKPFSLLLLILLSFHAFPQKSSNNTTTYFLIRHAEKDRTDPSNPNPHLSAIGQKRATQWDSVFSNVPLDRIFSTNYYRTKETVAPIAKRFNIEIELYDPNNLDIKTFQNDTKGQTVLIVGHSNTTPAIANAFISQDKYIMMEDDNNSFLYIVVISEETITDYILTID; this is encoded by the coding sequence ATGAAACCGTTCAGCCTTTTACTGCTTATACTTTTGTCTTTTCACGCTTTTCCTCAAAAATCGAGCAACAATACAACAACTTACTTTTTAATTCGGCATGCGGAAAAGGACAGAACAGATCCTTCCAATCCCAACCCTCACCTTTCTGCAATTGGCCAAAAAAGAGCTACACAATGGGACAGTGTCTTTAGTAATGTTCCTTTGGACAGAATTTTCTCAACAAACTACTATAGAACTAAGGAAACTGTGGCGCCTATTGCCAAAAGATTCAACATCGAGATTGAACTATATGACCCAAACAACCTAGACATAAAAACCTTCCAAAATGATACAAAAGGCCAAACTGTGCTTATTGTTGGTCATAGCAATACAACCCCTGCTATTGCAAACGCATTCATTTCCCAAGACAAATATATTATGATGGAAGACGACAACAACAGCTTCCTGTATATTGTTGTAATATCCGAAGAAACTATTACCGATTATATACTCACCATAGACTGA
- the smpB gene encoding SsrA-binding protein SmpB, with translation MQKTVNIKNKRAKFEYEILDTYTAGIVLTGTEIKSIRDSKASIAESFCEFNDRGELFVINMTIQEYVYGNYYNHKPKAERKLLLNKRELKKLQKDVNVKGLTIVPLRVFINEKGYAKMDIALAKGKKLYDKRDTIKDRDNKRNLDRIKKIYK, from the coding sequence ATGCAAAAAACGGTCAACATAAAAAACAAAAGAGCCAAGTTTGAATACGAAATCCTTGACACTTATACTGCTGGAATTGTTTTAACAGGTACTGAAATAAAATCCATAAGAGATAGTAAGGCCTCTATTGCCGAGAGTTTTTGCGAATTTAACGACCGTGGCGAACTGTTTGTCATCAACATGACTATTCAGGAATACGTTTACGGTAACTACTACAACCACAAGCCAAAGGCCGAACGCAAACTACTACTCAACAAAAGGGAGCTTAAAAAACTTCAAAAGGATGTAAACGTTAAAGGTCTTACCATTGTGCCGCTTCGTGTGTTCATCAACGAAAAAGGGTACGCCAAAATGGATATTGCTTTGGCAAAAGGGAAAAAACTTTACGATAAAAGAGACACTATTAAAGACCGCGACAACAAGCGTAATTTGGATCGCATCAAGAAAATTTACAAGTAA
- a CDS encoding Gfo/Idh/MocA family protein, whose translation MLKAGVLGAGHLGKIHLRLLNQSDKYELVGFYDPNEANAQKVVEEFGYTYFKDIDELIDAVDMVDIVTPTLSHYECAKKAIAKGKHIFIEKPITNTIEEAEHIRELLAQNGLRGQVGHVERFNPAFIAVKESVHNPMFIETHRLAEFNPRGTDVPVVLDLMIHDIDVILSVVKSKIKNVSASGVSVISDTPDIANARIEFENGCVANLTASRISLKNMRKTRFFQRDAYISVDFLEKKCEVVKMKDAPELPGDFDMILQNAEGVKKQIYFDNPDITANNAILDELESFAHAINTDTAPIVTLLDGTEALRVAHMIIDQF comes from the coding sequence ATGTTGAAAGCAGGAGTTCTTGGTGCTGGTCATCTTGGAAAAATTCACTTAAGATTACTCAATCAATCCGATAAATATGAGCTTGTTGGGTTCTACGACCCTAATGAAGCCAATGCCCAAAAAGTTGTAGAGGAATTTGGGTATACCTACTTTAAAGATATCGACGAACTTATAGATGCTGTGGATATGGTAGATATTGTAACACCTACCCTATCGCATTATGAATGTGCTAAAAAGGCCATTGCCAAAGGAAAGCACATCTTTATAGAAAAACCTATTACAAATACCATCGAGGAAGCAGAACATATCAGGGAGCTTTTGGCCCAAAATGGACTTCGCGGACAAGTAGGTCATGTTGAGCGTTTCAACCCAGCATTTATTGCCGTTAAGGAAAGTGTACACAACCCTATGTTTATAGAAACCCACCGTTTGGCGGAATTCAACCCTAGAGGAACCGATGTTCCTGTGGTTTTGGATTTGATGATCCACGACATCGACGTTATTCTAAGCGTGGTAAAATCCAAAATAAAAAATGTTTCAGCCAGTGGGGTTTCCGTCATTAGCGACACTCCAGATATTGCTAATGCCCGAATAGAGTTTGAAAATGGCTGCGTAGCCAACCTAACAGCTAGCAGAATTTCATTGAAAAACATGCGTAAAACGCGTTTCTTCCAACGCGACGCCTACATTTCTGTAGACTTTTTGGAGAAAAAATGTGAAGTGGTAAAAATGAAAGATGCTCCAGAACTCCCTGGAGATTTTGATATGATTCTACAAAATGCCGAAGGTGTGAAAAAACAGATTTATTTTGACAATCCGGATATCACCGCCAACAATGCCATTTTAGATGAGTTGGAATCATTTGCGCATGCCATTAACACAGACACCGCACCAATAGTAACCCTACTTGATGGTACGGAGGCGCTTCGTGTGGCCCATATGATTATTGATCAGTTTTAA